Genomic window (Sediminispirochaeta smaragdinae DSM 11293):
TCTATATGGTCGTGATATCACCAAAAGAGTCAGGACGGAAGAGAGTATCCGCCAGGCACTTCTCGAACGAGAGACACTTATACGGGAGTTGTATCACCGAACAAAGAACAACATGAACATCATCAGTTCGATGATCTCCCTCAGCGCATCCTATTCCGAGGATGAAAATCTCATGCGGTTATCACAGGAGATAGAAAATAAAATCACATCAATGTCGCTCGTGCACCAAATGCTTTACGAATCAAAAAACCTTTCCAGTATTGATCTTGATGGCTATATCCAAAAACTCGCACGGCTCTTATTGAAAAGCTACCAAAACGGCGAAAACACAATCGTAATGAGTTTCGATCTCGTCCACATCGCCGTGCCTATTGACCTGGCAATTCCGTGTGGGCTCGTACTAAACGAGTTATTTACGAACTCACTGAAGCATGCCTTTCCGAAAGGGGAAAAGGGAACTATAGCAATTTCTCTCTCATTTTTAGAGGCCGAGAACGAAATCGAACTCATGTACTCCGACGACGGTATCGGCCTTCCGCACAACTATGATGTTCGGTCGCAATCGACCCTCGGGATGCAGACAATCTTCCTCATTATCGAACATCAGCTGGGAGGAACGATAGCATTCGATAAGCGTGGTGAGAGAGGGCTCAGATGCTCGATTCGCTTCAAGCGTATCATCCATCCGACATTGGAGGATCTACGATGAACAGTGAAAACATGATTCTTTTGGTCGAAGACGAAGCCATGATAGCCATGAACCTTACAATGAAGCTTCGAAATGCCGGTTATCCGATCAGCAAAATCTTTGCATCCGGGGAGGATGTTGTTCGCTTTGCAGAAAACCGAAACCCCGATTTGGTCCTTATGGATGGAAGATTGGCAGGAGAAATCGACGGTGTAGAAGCGATGCGACGCCTAAGGAAAATACACAAAAATCTCCCGATTATTTTTATCACCGGCTATACAAATGAATCTTTCATCGAAAAAGCACATGAGTTATCCCCTGTAGCCTGTATGACAAAACCGGTAAACATCAATCAGCTGATAGGCCATATCAAGTCCGTCATCTATCGCCAATAAGGAGCAAAGAGTCTATCGCTCGAAAGGCTCCTTGCCCCCCAAAAGGAAAATCGCACGGTCTATTGAATGGCGATCTCCGAGAATGGGCGCTGCAGCCAAGGCGAAGAAGCATCAACCGTTTTTATATATTCACGAGTGGCAGTTTCCCCTTTTGAATGGTTCCTTTCGAAATGGACTTCAAAGTTCCAGAAAGTCGAGTGCCTTTCATGCGTCGCTATCTCAGGCTGATTATACACGAGCTTAAAATCACCCAAATAACTGATACACCCCGGCTGCACCTGAAATGGGACCTCTATTTCCGGTTCCACTATCGTAAAGGTGTGCTCCCGGTCTTTTATCTCGGCTTTAACCGATTCCAACGCTATAAGGGTCTCTCCTGGGACCACAAGATGAAACATCCCGTTTATCGTTCTTACGGTAAAACGAGAATTATCGGTTTGGTTTACAAAAGATAATATAAGGCCGTGAGAAATTGTCTTAGGGCCACGATTGAAAAAGCCGTCAGGAAAATCAAGAGCAAAGCTCCCGACAACCAAAGAGTCGTTACTACTTTCGGGATTAGGCAACGTAGCGCAGCCTACCAAAATGACAAGCACACCCAAAATCAACGCAAGAGTTACTGATTTCTTCATTTACTTCTCCTCTTTATTTATGAAACAGGGAACAAAGCTATTGAACTATCTCCACATCATCCAGGACCCTTCGATCATTCAGCCGTTTCCCATTTGCCAAAACAATTTTCTCCCTATGCACGACGGCTCGTACTGTGACAATTTCTTGCTCATGCCCTGATAAGGCAGGGCGAGAATCCTGATTGATATACCAGTCATTACCTTCGTTGTCGGTTATAACTAATTCAGAAAAAGGAACATTGCCAACTAAGCGGACTTTTCCGGTGACGCGAATTTCCATTCCCGTCTGTACATTTTTCCAATTCATAGGCGGCAGGGACCGCTCCTCCGTTTGTGATGTTTCCGCATCCCCCAGTGCTGCGGCCGAAACCGCAGTACAGAGAGATACAATTATCAAAACTGTTACTCGTTGCCAAAACCGCCTCATTTTCTCAAGCCCTTCTTATCGATTGATGAAAAAGCCGAACGTCCATTGATAAGCTTTCTACTGAACTCCGTCAGGTTTCCGTCAAGCTGTGTCTGAACATCCATCCGCCAGGAGTTCGGCAGGGGATTCTTGACCTCTACCGATCGAAGTATGTTGCTAGTGGCTTTAGTACTGATATTTGCAACATATCCGGTCTCATCTGCACCTGAAATATTGCTGTTACCGTTGAAGACAAACGAGGCTATTCCGCTGTAGGGGCTTATTTTATCAATAACAGTGGGATCGATATCGATCCCCATATATACAATATGGCTTCCGCTTCCGGAAGGAGGGGTATTGCGACCACTTGCCGGCATCAGGGAAAGGATCCCTTCGCCGGGAGAGAGCCAGGCTTTTGCATTATTAGCAGAGGTAAAGCCGTCCATGGCAACGTTGATTTTCCCTTTGTATCCGTAATCTCCGCTTGACTCACAGAGGATATTGGCAAGGTGCCAGCTTCCAAGAAGTGCAGTCCAGTCCCCGTATGAACTATCTATCCACCCCGCCGCGGCAGATGTTACCGCCTGGAAGTCACGATCATCGGATGCGAGTATTTCTTTATATATGCCCGTTCCGTTCGTGGCGTGGATCCTTAGCCACTGAAAAAAGAGGTTAACGGTTGCATAGTCATCCAGAACGGTATTCGGTTCCTCATTTTCCCAATAGCCATTCCATACAAAAAAGTTGTTTCCCTGGGCAATGGTCCCGTAAGGGTCTGCATTATACCAATCAATTTGGTCCTGATCGACCTTTCCCCTATAGACGTACTCGGCAGCTGAAGAAAGGCCTTCATTGATCCAAATATCCTGCTCTTTCCCGTCGACCAGGTAGGTCTGAGAGAAATTAATCAGGTGCTGAAATTCATGGGCAAGGGTTTTGTAGAAATCCTCAGAACCCGCTTCCAGAGGATCGACGTCCATAAACAGCATATCCGCTTCGTTTGAGTGTTCATCACTCTCTACCGCGAGCATATGCGATGCCTGAAAGAAACCGGCAACATAGCCCCCTGATCCATCGTACCCATCCAGGATATCCAGCAGGAGAATGATGGTTTTCCCGTTATCATCAACATCTTCCGGTTCGCCGAATGCATCGATAATCTGATGGTGAATCTTCTTGTCATATTCGGAAGCAACGGCGACTGCGGTAGTTTCGAGCACGGATGCACTGGTTTCCGCATAGATCAGGCAGTACGTACCTGTGGCAAGCAGCCCGCTTTCCACTTCATACCAATTTTCATTCCTAAGATCGATGCAGTGAAAGGTCCTAGCCTCCACCCATTTTGCATAGAGGGTCATGGCCCCTGTCGGTATGCCGTTTGAGAAATCCCAGACAGTATCGAGTTCGGAATCCGCATACCAGCCGCCAAAGGCGACGTCAGCCTTCGTCGGATTGGTCGGACGAATGATGGTGTTTCCCTCTCTTACTTTCTGATCGGCAACAACAGTGCCGCCATTACTTTCGAACGTAATCGTATAATACGTTCCGTCCGAAGAAGATGAAGGGTTTGGACAACCAAGCATGATAGCAGCAACAGCTACATAGAGAAAAGAACCAATTTCTTTTTCATGTTTTGTAATCCTTGCTTTTTTTGATAAACAGATTATAGCTCTACGATTATTTCATGGAAAATTCGACTACTACTAATTTAAAGCCACATCTTGTTTTCCAGATGATTTTATTATAGTTTGTCTGATTTGTCGAAGGCCATGTCGGACAATATTGGATAGTATTCGGAAAAAATGTCCCGAATAATGGTGATTATCTCACTCATGCCTTCCCTTTTGATCGAACTGATCAAAGATATCCCGGACAATTTTTTCTCCCTCTTTTCCCAAATCCCCTAAGGCCTTACCGAGATGCTTTGCAAGGCCTGCAGCAGGGTCCCGAGTCTCCTCAAAGTCAGATTCATATTGCTGGCGAGCTTCCTTGAAATACTCCCGATTTTTCTCCTCTGCCTCACCCCCACGTTTCAGGTAATCTCCACCGTAGATCCGCCCAAAGCTGCCATCGTCGACCCAACGCTTGAGCTCCGGGATGCGTATAACAGGGAGGGGATGAGACA
Coding sequences:
- a CDS encoding sensor histidine kinase, encoding MKHSDQGDSIDPLSRLSTEDLSRFPSENPNPVLRIDSSGMLIYANNASRILLDEWKLEFDQPAPLLLREAALSSLREARSMEIDVPHKTRVYAFSIAPIVESGYANLYGRDITKRVRTEESIRQALLERETLIRELYHRTKNNMNIISSMISLSASYSEDENLMRLSQEIENKITSMSLVHQMLYESKNLSSIDLDGYIQKLARLLLKSYQNGENTIVMSFDLVHIAVPIDLAIPCGLVLNELFTNSLKHAFPKGEKGTIAISLSFLEAENEIELMYSDDGIGLPHNYDVRSQSTLGMQTIFLIIEHQLGGTIAFDKRGERGLRCSIRFKRIIHPTLEDLR
- a CDS encoding response regulator; the encoded protein is MNSENMILLVEDEAMIAMNLTMKLRNAGYPISKIFASGEDVVRFAENRNPDLVLMDGRLAGEIDGVEAMRRLRKIHKNLPIIFITGYTNESFIEKAHELSPVACMTKPVNINQLIGHIKSVIYRQ
- a CDS encoding InlB B-repeat-containing protein, which gives rise to MLGCPNPSSSSDGTYYTITFESNGGTVVADQKVREGNTIIRPTNPTKADVAFGGWYADSELDTVWDFSNGIPTGAMTLYAKWVEARTFHCIDLRNENWYEVESGLLATGTYCLIYAETSASVLETTAVAVASEYDKKIHHQIIDAFGEPEDVDDNGKTIILLLDILDGYDGSGGYVAGFFQASHMLAVESDEHSNEADMLFMDVDPLEAGSEDFYKTLAHEFQHLINFSQTYLVDGKEQDIWINEGLSSAAEYVYRGKVDQDQIDWYNADPYGTIAQGNNFFVWNGYWENEEPNTVLDDYATVNLFFQWLRIHATNGTGIYKEILASDDRDFQAVTSAAAGWIDSSYGDWTALLGSWHLANILCESSGDYGYKGKINVAMDGFTSANNAKAWLSPGEGILSLMPASGRNTPPSGSGSHIVYMGIDIDPTVIDKISPYSGIASFVFNGNSNISGADETGYVANISTKATSNILRSVEVKNPLPNSWRMDVQTQLDGNLTEFSRKLINGRSAFSSIDKKGLRK